One region of Emys orbicularis isolate rEmyOrb1 chromosome 4, rEmyOrb1.hap1, whole genome shotgun sequence genomic DNA includes:
- the LOC135878640 gene encoding galanin peptides-like produces MQRWTSLLFLSLIFCATLSETFGLVLSAKEKRGWTLNSAGYLLGPRRIDQLLLIKEMPIARGREEAPGDYAVDNHRSFIDKHGLAGKREIQPEEDIKIGNLGRPVVDDNVVRTVIEFLTYLHLKEAGALDNLLSSEETNQS; encoded by the exons ATGCAGAGGTGGACTAGTCTCCTGTTTCTATCTTTGATCTTTTGCGCCACCCTCTCAGAGACCTTTGGACTCGTTTTATCA GCAAAAGAAAAGAGGGGCTGGACTTTGAATAGTGCTGGTTACCTACTTGGGCCAC GTCGTATTGATCAGCTTTTACTGATAAAGGAAATGCCCATTgcaagggggagagaagaggcacCTGGGGATT ATGCAGTAGATAATCACAGATCTTTTATTGACAAACATGGCCTAGCTGGTAAACGTGAGATACAGCCTGAAGAGGATATAAAAATAG GTAATCTTGGGAGACCAGTGGTTGACGACAACGTTGTACGCACAGTAATTGAATTTTTGACTTACTTGCATCTTAAAG AGGCTGGGGCACTAGATAATCTACTTTCATCAGAAGAAACAAATCAGTcctga